In Corynebacterium aquatimens, one genomic interval encodes:
- a CDS encoding ATP-binding protein, with protein sequence METEDLAGRAYQPRIVDRRLEFLLQASGAVIIEGPRGCGKTMTGLHHCSSYALIDDPATNELAHLAPESVLAGPRPRLLDEWQTAPAIFNLTRREIDRSAEPGQFILAGSAVPADDLTRHTGAGRFLRMRQRTLTLFEKAEYVPTVSLESLFNGEEPQPAADQLSYGQIIENLLLPGFPGHQRGNEQIVLAQLRGYLSEAARSDMQRVADLRVTPLATERLIASIARSTAAEVSVATLRKDLDPVSPNISLPTVTKLLDSLQRIFVVEAIPAWAPRLRSKARLRVSPKYHLADPGLAIAALGATGARLSKDPETTGFLFESAVVHDLAVMVEAMGGSIHHFRDSNGNEIDAVLTLPDGRWAAIEVKTGFGGVEQGVASLRKAIAVIDHEAGPPSFSAVITGTGVVAPLGEGMVTFPLHHLKP encoded by the coding sequence GTGGAGACAGAAGACCTGGCAGGACGCGCCTACCAACCGCGTATTGTCGATCGACGCCTCGAATTCCTGCTGCAGGCGAGTGGCGCCGTCATTATCGAAGGGCCGAGAGGTTGCGGGAAGACAATGACGGGGCTGCATCACTGTTCCTCCTACGCGCTGATTGACGATCCCGCTACGAACGAGCTCGCTCACCTAGCCCCAGAATCCGTGCTCGCCGGTCCAAGGCCCAGGCTGCTCGACGAATGGCAAACTGCCCCGGCAATTTTCAACCTTACTCGTCGAGAGATTGATCGCTCGGCCGAGCCGGGCCAATTCATTCTGGCCGGTTCAGCGGTTCCTGCTGATGACCTCACCCGTCACACTGGTGCGGGACGGTTCCTGCGCATGCGTCAGCGCACCCTCACGCTGTTTGAGAAGGCGGAATATGTCCCGACAGTTTCATTGGAGTCGCTCTTCAACGGTGAGGAACCTCAACCTGCGGCGGATCAACTTTCCTATGGGCAAATAATTGAGAATCTTTTGCTCCCTGGTTTCCCCGGTCACCAGAGGGGCAACGAGCAGATCGTCCTGGCGCAGTTGCGTGGCTACCTTTCGGAAGCAGCCCGATCCGACATGCAGCGGGTGGCAGACCTCCGCGTCACCCCGCTCGCGACTGAGCGACTCATCGCGTCGATTGCCCGCTCCACGGCTGCTGAAGTCTCGGTTGCTACATTGCGCAAAGACCTGGACCCCGTAAGCCCGAATATTTCCCTGCCCACGGTGACCAAGCTGCTTGACAGTCTCCAACGGATCTTCGTGGTCGAAGCGATTCCCGCGTGGGCGCCACGGTTACGCTCCAAAGCGCGTCTGAGAGTGTCGCCCAAATATCACCTAGCGGACCCTGGGCTAGCGATAGCCGCATTGGGCGCTACTGGGGCGCGGTTGAGCAAAGACCCCGAAACGACCGGCTTTCTTTTTGAATCTGCCGTCGTCCACGATCTTGCCGTCATGGTCGAAGCAATGGGCGGATCCATCCACCACTTCCGAGACTCCAATGGCAACGAAATCGATGCGGTGCTTACACTCCCTGATGGTCGCTGGGCCGCAATCGAAGTCAAGACCGGTTTTGGGGGAGTGGAGCAAGGGGTTGCGTCTCTACGCAAAGCGATCGCCGTGATCGACCATGAAGCAGGCCCCCCGTCATTCAGTGCGGTGATTACCGGCACCGGAGTTGTGGCTCCTTTGGGTGAAGGAATGGTGACGTTCCCCCTCCATCACCTCAAGCCATAG
- a CDS encoding FitA-like ribbon-helix-helix domain-containing protein produces MTIRGLDATVKQRLAAHAKRIGRSMEAEARHIIYGGTMPRNLGLSLYEDFRDFSGADLNIPPREDPARVADLT; encoded by the coding sequence ATGACCATCCGCGGCCTTGATGCGACCGTCAAGCAGAGGCTGGCTGCCCATGCAAAACGCATTGGCCGATCGATGGAGGCGGAGGCCCGTCACATCATCTACGGAGGGACAATGCCTCGTAACCTCGGATTGTCTCTGTACGAGGATTTTCGCGACTTTAGCGGAGCAGATCTAAATATTCCCCCACGTGAGGATCCTGCCCGGGTGGCGGATCTGACATGA
- a CDS encoding type II toxin-antitoxin system VapC family toxin, with product MANLVALDTSVAVPLLLASHQAHDRVYEWALSRQVVLCAHSLVETYSVLTRLPGDHRVSAEDAVRVMDTWFPEPLMLSQAGTVDIHRRLASAGVAGGAVHDGLVALTALENGVPLASRDRRAVNNYLSLGVDVRLVP from the coding sequence ATGGCAAACCTTGTTGCGTTAGACACCAGCGTCGCGGTGCCACTACTCCTTGCTTCGCATCAAGCGCATGACCGGGTGTACGAATGGGCGTTGAGCCGTCAGGTGGTTCTCTGCGCTCACTCGCTGGTCGAGACATACTCGGTGCTCACCCGTCTGCCTGGCGATCACCGGGTCTCAGCCGAAGACGCAGTTCGGGTGATGGACACTTGGTTTCCTGAACCCCTCATGCTTTCGCAAGCCGGAACCGTCGACATTCACCGCCGTCTTGCTTCGGCAGGAGTCGCCGGAGGAGCAGTCCACGACGGGCTCGTGGCACTCACAGCGCTGGAGAACGGGGTCCCTCTGGCAAGCCGGGACCGCCGGGCGGTGAACAATTACCTCAGCCTCGGTGTGGATGTTCGCCTAGTGCCCTAA
- a CDS encoding type II toxin-antitoxin system VapC family toxin, whose amino-acid sequence MANLVALDTSVAVPLLLASHQAHDRVYEWALSRQVVLCAHSLVETYSVLTRLPGDHRVSAEDAVRVMETWFPEPLMLSQAGTVDIHRRLASAGVAGGAVHDGLVALTALENGVPLASRDRRAVNNYLSLGVDVRLVP is encoded by the coding sequence ATGGCAAACCTTGTTGCGTTAGACACCAGCGTCGCGGTGCCACTACTCCTCGCTTCGCATCAAGCGCATGACCGGGTGTACGAATGGGCGTTGAGCCGTCAGGTGGTTCTCTGCGCTCACTCGCTGGTCGAGACGTATTCGGTACTCACCCGTCTGCCTGGCGATCACCGGGTCTCAGCCGAAGACGCAGTTCGGGTGATGGAAACTTGGTTTCCTGAACCCCTCATGCTTTCGCAAGCCGGAACCGTCGACATTCACCGCCGTCTTGCTTCGGCAGGAGTCGCCGGAGGAGCAGTCCACGACGGGCTCGTGGCACTCACAGCGCTGGAGAACGGGGTCCCTTTGGCAAGCCGGGACCGCCGGGCGGTGAACAATTACCTCAGCCTCGGTGTGGATGTACGCCTAGTGCCCTAA
- a CDS encoding AbrB/MazE/SpoVT family DNA-binding domain-containing protein — translation MEARIDSGGRLLLPKMLRDTLGLTPGSIVDVSAYGTGLTVIPSGRTASIETTSEGFLVARGTGTVTDEDVLALIDAGRV, via the coding sequence ATGGAAGCAAGAATTGATTCTGGCGGACGGCTGCTGCTGCCCAAGATGTTGCGCGACACCCTCGGTTTGACCCCAGGCTCAATAGTGGATGTCAGCGCATACGGCACCGGCCTCACAGTCATCCCTTCCGGTCGCACCGCCTCGATTGAAACCACCTCGGAAGGATTTCTCGTGGCTCGAGGAACAGGCACCGTCACCGACGAGGATGTACTCGCGTTGATTGATGCAGGCAGGGTCTAG